From the Candidatus Omnitrophota bacterium genome, the window ACCCGGTATTGCGCAGGAAAGCCAAGCCGGTAAAAACAGTTTCCGCCGAACATGCCGCGTTGTTAAGCAAGATGGCCAGGCTGATGTATGAGTCCAGGGGCGTCGGGCTTGCCGCACCTCAGGTAGGAGTAAGCGAGGCGCTTATAGTCGTGGACGCCGGCAGCGGGCTGTATAAACTGGTCAACCCGAAGGTCATCAAAAAAGAAGGCTCTCAGGTCAATGATGAGGGTTGTTTGAGCGTTCCGGGAGTTTATATAAAAGTCAAGCGGGCCAGAAGAATAACGGTCAGCGGGCTGGATGAATCTTCAAAGCCGGTAAAGTTCGAGGCGCAGGATCTGTTGGCCTGCGCGATCCAGCATGAGATAGATCATCTATCCGGCCGGATAATAGTGGATTACGCGTCTTTCTTTAAAAAGATGGCCATAGGCATTAAAAAAGCAAATGCCGTTAAATAAAAGGCTTCCGGCCTGGTTCAGGCAGGCGATCCCCGATGACAATGCTTTAAAGTTGATGCGCCGGTTGTCCGATATGCAGGTCAATACGGTCTGTAAAGAGGCGAAATGCCCTAATATCGGGTCGTGTTTTGCGCAGTCCCGGATGACCTTTATGATCCTGGGAAATACCTGCACCAGGTCCTGCGGATTCTGCAATGTGAATAAGGCTGCCGGAAGAAAATTATCATTAGACCGGCGCGAGACGACAAGGATCTGTTCGGTAATAAAAGATTTGGGCTTGCGATATGCGGTGATCACCTCGGTGACCCGCGACGACCTGGATGACGGCGGCGCAGGCCAATTCGCTGAATTGATCAAAGAGATACGGGGTATCAGCGCGGATATTCGGATAGAGATATTGATCCCGGACCTTCAGGCAAAACCCGAAAGCATTAAAGTTATCCGGGGCGCAGGCCCGGATGTGGTTGGGCACAACCTGGAAACAGTGCCCGGGTTATACCCGGCGCTGCGACCGCAGGCGGATTATCAAAGGTCGCTTTCGGTCCTGAGAATGCTCAAGGATGGCGGATCCGGGCTGATCACTAAATCTTCGTTAATGCTCGGGTTTGGCGAAACTCCGGCCGAGGTTGAGCGGGTAATGAAAGATCTAAGGGGGGTTGATTGCGATATATTGACCCTGGGCCAGTACCTGGCTCCATCGGAAGGTCAGGTCAGGGTAAAGGAATTCATAACCCCGGAACAGTTCAAACAATTTGAAATAACGGGATTCAGCCTGGGATTTAAGGAAGTCCTGGCTGGGCCTTTAGTTCGTAGCTCATTCAAAGCAAACGAGTTACAAGACCGGGTCTTGAATAGGAAAAAGGTGGATAAATGTACGATCTGATCATTATCGGCGCAGGGCCTGCAGGGCTTACCGCAGGGTTGTACGGAGGCAGATACCGGCTTAATACTTTGATCCTGGAAAAAATGTCTGTGGGAGGCCAGATCATTCTTTCTCAGACCATTGAGAATTTCCCCGGTTTCCCGGGCGGAATAGCTACTGAAGAGTTGATCGCCAGGTTCAAGAAACAGGTGGATGATGTGGGCGTGGCTGTAAAAGAAGCCGAGGTTACAGCTATTGAGAAAGACCTCCAATCACAGGCGGGTTATCTTATAAAAACTAAAGACGGCTCTTTCCAAAGCCGCGGCGTGATCATTGCCTCAGGCGCAAGTTGGAAGAGGTTGGGTGTTCCCGGAGAAGAAAAGCTGATCGGTAAAGGGGTTTCATATTGCGGGACCTGCGACGCCCCGTTCTTTCGCAATAAAGAGGTGGTGGTGGTTGGCGCGGGCGACCACGCTTTTGAAGACGCGATATTCCTGACCACTTATGCCAGTAAAGTCACAATTGTCCATCGCAGGCAGGGATTCCGCTGCGCGAAGATACTTGAGGAAAAGGCGAAGGCCAACCCGAAAATAAATTTTATTCTGGATACGGTGATAGAAGAGATTTTGGGCGAAAATAAAGTAGAAGGGGTCAGGCTGAAGAATCTTGTTACCGGCCAGCCCAGCCAATTATCATGCCAGGGCGTGTTTGTGTTCATCGGCGTGGCTCCGAACAGCGCTTTCGTGAAGGAGAAAGTAAAGTTGGATGAGGGCGGCTTCATAATTACCGATGAAAACATGCAGACGAGTTTTGCCGGCGTGTTTGCCTGCGGCGATTGCCGAAAGAAAACCCTGTATCAGGTGGTCAACGGTTGCGGTGAAGGCGCAGTGGCTGCGCATTCCGCGCATACATATCTTTTGAATAAATAAGGGAGCAACATGTGTGCTCAAAAATATCTTACGCATAACCAGAAATTAAAAGAATGGGTGGAAAAGGCTGTTCGCCTTTGTCGGCCTGATGAAGTGGTTTGGATCGACGGTTCCTCGGAGCAGAAGCTGCAGTTGGAAAAAGAATCCGTGACTACCGGCGAGCTTATACCTCTTAATGAGGAGAGGCTTCCCGGATGTTTTCTGCACCGGACCAACCCTAATGACGTCGCCCGGACCGAGCATTTGACCTTTATCTGCACCAGGGATAAGAAGGACGCCGGGCCGAATAACAACTGGATGTCCCCGTCAGACGCCTATGCCAAGGCCAGGAAGATATTTAGATCTTCGATGAAGGGCAGAAAAATGTACGTGATCCCGTTTTCCATGGGTCCGGTGGGCTCGCCTTTCAGCAAGATCGGCGTGGAATTGACTGATTCGCGTTACGTGGTCTTGAATATGATGATCATGACCCGCGTGGGTTCAAGCGTCCTGGAACAGCTGGATAACGGCGTGGATTTCACCAGATGCCTGCATTCCCTGGCTGACCTGGATATCGACCGCAGATTGATACTGCATTTCCCCGAGGACAATACTATCTGGAGCGTTGGCTCCGGTTACGGCGGAAACGTCCTTCTGGGTAAAAAATGTTTGTCGTTGCGGATCGCCAGCCACATCGCCAGGAAAGAAAAATGGATGGCTGAGCATATGCTGATCATGGGCATTGAAAAGCCCAACGGCGAGATCAAATACATAGCCGCGGCATTCCCCAGCTCCTGCGGTAAGACCAACCTGGCTATGCTTGTCCCTCCTGAAGGCCTGAAGAAAAAAGGCTACCGTATCTGGACCGTGGGTGATGATATTGCCTGGATGCGCATAGATACGGACGGCGGTTTGTGGGCGGTAAACCCGGAGACCGGATTTTTCGGGGTGGCGCCGGGAACGAATTCCCACACCAACCCCAATATGGTAACGACTATCCGCAAAAATACCATTTATACCAATGTTTTGTCAAAGCCTGACGGGACGGTCTGGTGGGAAGGCGCTGACGGCGAGACTCCGGTGCGCGGGATCGACTGGCAGGGAAGGCCGTGGAAACCAGGAATGGTCGACAGCGAAGGCCGGAAGGTCCTCGGCGCGCATCCTAATAGCCGGTTTACTACTCCGATAAGCCAGTGCCCTTCGGCGTCGTTCAGGCTGGACCAGCCGCATGGCGTGCCGATAGCGGCGATAATATTCGGCGGACGCAGGCAGCATCTGGCCCCCCTGGTTTACGAATCATTCAACTGGCAGCACGGTGTTTTTATCGGAGCGACTATGGCTTCGGAACGCACCGCGGCCCAGGTCGGTAAATTAGGCGAGGTCCGGCGCGACCCTATGGCGATGCTTCCATTTTGCGGTTATAATATGGCCGCGTATTTCCGGCATTGGCTGGATATGGGCAAACGCATGGCCAGGCAGCCGCGGATTTTTAACGTTAACTGGTTCAGGATGGACGATAATAATAAATTCTTGTGGCCGGGATACCGGGAGAATCTGCGCGTCTTGGAATGGGTCCTTGACCGCTGTAATAATAAGGTTGAGGCTGAGCCGACGGCGATAGGTTATATACCCAGGCCAGGGGATCTGGATCTTAACGGCTTGAATATAAGCGACGCCGCGATCAACAAGCTTTTGTCGATTGATAAAAAAGCCTGGCTCGCGGAGATGGAAGGGGTCAGTAAATTCTTCCGGCAGTTCCAGAAAGACCTGCCCGAGGAGCTTTGGACTGAATATGAAAATCTTAAAGAGCGGATATCCTCTTTGAAGAAAGGATAGGTAGATGCCCGAGAAAGTAGTGTTGACCACGGATCTAAAGGACTTAACGCTTTTCAGGCGGGGCAAGGTCAGGGATGTGTATGACCTGGGTGATAAATTGTTGATCATCTCCACTGACCGGATATCCTGTTTTGACGTGGTCCTTGCCTGCGGCATACCTTATAAGGGCAAGGTCCTGACCAAATTGTCCTGCTTCTGGTTCGATCTGCTCAAAGAGATCATTCCCAACCATTTTATCAGCGCGGATATCAAGGATTACCCGCAGCAGCTTCAAAAATACGCCGAGTGTCTTGAAGGCAGGTCAATGCTGGTAAAAAAGACCAGCCCGTTGCCGGTTGAATGCGTGGTTAGGGGGTATCTTTCCGGCTCCGGCTTGAAAGAATACTTGAAGAGCGGATCGGTCTGCGGGATAAAACTGCCCGGCGGTTTGATCGAATCCGCGGAACTCCCGGAAGTGATCTTTACCCCCTCCACAAAAGAAGAAAAAGGGCATGACCAGAATGTCAGCCAGGATTACGTGGAAAAGAAGATCGGCAATGAGAAAACGGGGATCTTAAAAGAAAAAAGCATCGCGATCTATAAAAAAGCCCGCGACTACGCCCGCGCCCGGGGCGTTATTATAGCGGATACTAAATTTGAGTTTGGGATTTTTGAAGACAAGGTTATCCTGATCGACGAGGTTCTTACCCCGGATTCTTCGCGTTTCTGGCCGAAGGATGAGTATTCTCCCGGCAAGCCACAGCCGAGTTTTGACAAGCAATTCGTCAGGGATTATCTGGAAAGCCTGGACTGGGACAAAACCCCTCCGGCGCCCGGCCTGCCTGAGGAGATCGTCGAAAAAACATCGAAGAAATACCTTCAGGCTTATAAAAATCTGACCGGAGAAGAATTTAAATAATGACGATCTTCAAGAAGGCCATGGGTTTGGTTCTTAAGATCTGTTGCAGCGTTTTGCTTCTGTTTGTGTTGTTCAGGCAGATAGACGCGAAGTCAGTCCTTTCGATAATAAAAAACACCAATAAGCCGCTGTTGCTTTTTTCTTTCCTGTTGTGCTCATCTGTTTATATTTTGTGTTTTTTGAGATGGAAAATGCTGCTCGCCGTATCCGGGATCAGGCCGGCGATATCCCGGTTGATCTCGCCTTTTGCCGGCGGGGTATTTTTTAATTTATTCCTCCCGACGACTATCGGGGGGGATTTTGTGCGCAGCGCCGATCTGGCTATACATACAAAAAGGGCGAACGAGGTGGTCGCTACGGTGATCCTGGACAGGTTAAGCGGTTACATTGGTATGGTCCTTGTCGCTTTGCTCGCCTTGATCTTTGGGAGTAAATTGATCGAGGATCGAATGATCTTCTTGAGCATTGCCGGGCTTACTGCCGGGTTGGTCCTTATTATGCTGGTGTTTTTCAACAGTTTTGTTTATTCGATATTCCGGAAATTGTTTTATTCTCCGGATGCCGGAAAAATAAGGGCGGCCATCGAGGATATTCACCGCGAGATCTATAATTTGCGCGACCACAAGAAAGTCGCGTTAAAGAACCTGTTTTTATCCATATTAGTCCAGGCGATAACGCCGGTGACTACATATATAATCGCTTTGTCGCTGGGCGTGGATATGAACATATCTTATTTTTTCATCATTCTGCCCATAATTTCAGCCATATCTATGTTGCCGATATCCCTGGGTGGTTTAGGGATAAGGGATGCCGCCACGATATTTTTTTTCGCCAAGGTCGGAGTAGGGCAAGACCTGGCTTTTGCCATGTCCCTTATCGGTTTTCTTTTTATCGTAATTTACGCCGGCATCGGGGGGCTTATCTATGTCTTTACACTACGTCATAGACGGGTATAATTTGATAAAACACCGGTCGTTTTCTTTCGCCGACCGGTTCAAAGACGGCCGTTTCGCGCTTATCCAGTTTCTGCGCTGCGAAAAGCCGTGCGGCAGCTCCAAGAATAAGATCACTGTGGTTTTTGACGGTTATCCCCGGGGAATGAGCTCTCAGGACAGCGACATAGAGATAATCTTTTCCGGGGATGAAAGCGCCGATGACCGGATCATAAGAATCGCCGGATCGCGCCGCGGCCCGCGCAATATAGTGCTGGTTTCCGATGACCGTCAGCTCACGGATACGGTCAAAGGCTGCGGATTGTCCGCGGTAGGCATTGAGGAGTTCATCGCCCCTAAGAAGAAGTTCGCCCGCAAGAGCGACGACTCATCAAAATCCGAGTTGACCGGCAGTATGGTGCGCAAGATAAATAAGGAATTGGAAGATATCTGGCTTAAGTGATCAAGACCCGGTCTTCTAACTTGTTGATAGCTAAAGGTTTTCAAGACCGGGTCTTGAATATGATAATATGGGTGATTTTATAAAATTCCTGGGCACTGCCGGGGCGCGTTTTGTGATGATCAGGCAGCTGCGTAATTCAGGAGGTATATGGATATCCTGCGAAGGCGCGAATGTTCTGATCGACCCTGGTCCGGGAAGCATTGTCCATTGCGCCAAGTCCCGGCCTAAACTCGACCCTTGCAGCCTGGACGCGGTAATCCTCACCCATCGCCATCTGGACCATTCTAATGATATCAACGTGATGATCGAGGCGATGACAGAGGGCGGGTTTAAGAAAAGAGGCGAGGTATTCTGCCCGGCTGACGCTTTAGAAGGAGATCCGGTGATCTTTAAATATCTCCGGCAGGCCCCGGAGCGGATACAACTGATCCGGGCCAACCAGTCGTACCAGACGGGAAATTTCATTTTTTCCACCTCTATGCGGCATATTCATCCGGTTGAGACCTACGGCCTTAAATTCAAAATAAACGGCAAAGAGGTGGGGCTTTTAACCGATACCCGATATTTTGCGCAGCTGGCGGATTTTTATGATGTCGAGATGTTGATAGCCGGCGTTGTTTTTCGGGAGCCCAGGCCGGGGATAGACCATTTGAGCGTTGCGGAGTTGAAAGGCTTGATCCTTGGCCTTAAATCCAAAGGACGGCTTAAGAAGGTAATACTGACCCATTTTGGGATGTCTATGCTTAAGGCGAAGCCTCGCAAT encodes:
- the def gene encoding peptide deformylase is translated as MSETGLKIREFPDPVLRRKAKPVKTVSAEHAALLSKMARLMYESRGVGLAAPQVGVSEALIVVDAGSGLYKLVNPKVIKKEGSQVNDEGCLSVPGVYIKVKRARRITVSGLDESSKPVKFEAQDLLACAIQHEIDHLSGRIIVDYASFFKKMAIGIKKANAVK
- the lipA gene encoding lipoyl synthase, which encodes MPLNKRLPAWFRQAIPDDNALKLMRRLSDMQVNTVCKEAKCPNIGSCFAQSRMTFMILGNTCTRSCGFCNVNKAAGRKLSLDRRETTRICSVIKDLGLRYAVITSVTRDDLDDGGAGQFAELIKEIRGISADIRIEILIPDLQAKPESIKVIRGAGPDVVGHNLETVPGLYPALRPQADYQRSLSVLRMLKDGGSGLITKSSLMLGFGETPAEVERVMKDLRGVDCDILTLGQYLAPSEGQVRVKEFITPEQFKQFEITGFSLGFKEVLAGPLVRSSFKANELQDRVLNRKKVDKCTI
- the trxB gene encoding thioredoxin-disulfide reductase, producing the protein MYDLIIIGAGPAGLTAGLYGGRYRLNTLILEKMSVGGQIILSQTIENFPGFPGGIATEELIARFKKQVDDVGVAVKEAEVTAIEKDLQSQAGYLIKTKDGSFQSRGVIIASGASWKRLGVPGEEKLIGKGVSYCGTCDAPFFRNKEVVVVGAGDHAFEDAIFLTTYASKVTIVHRRQGFRCAKILEEKAKANPKINFILDTVIEEILGENKVEGVRLKNLVTGQPSQLSCQGVFVFIGVAPNSAFVKEKVKLDEGGFIITDENMQTSFAGVFACGDCRKKTLYQVVNGCGEGAVAAHSAHTYLLNK
- a CDS encoding phosphoenolpyruvate carboxykinase (GTP); this encodes MCAQKYLTHNQKLKEWVEKAVRLCRPDEVVWIDGSSEQKLQLEKESVTTGELIPLNEERLPGCFLHRTNPNDVARTEHLTFICTRDKKDAGPNNNWMSPSDAYAKARKIFRSSMKGRKMYVIPFSMGPVGSPFSKIGVELTDSRYVVLNMMIMTRVGSSVLEQLDNGVDFTRCLHSLADLDIDRRLILHFPEDNTIWSVGSGYGGNVLLGKKCLSLRIASHIARKEKWMAEHMLIMGIEKPNGEIKYIAAAFPSSCGKTNLAMLVPPEGLKKKGYRIWTVGDDIAWMRIDTDGGLWAVNPETGFFGVAPGTNSHTNPNMVTTIRKNTIYTNVLSKPDGTVWWEGADGETPVRGIDWQGRPWKPGMVDSEGRKVLGAHPNSRFTTPISQCPSASFRLDQPHGVPIAAIIFGGRRQHLAPLVYESFNWQHGVFIGATMASERTAAQVGKLGEVRRDPMAMLPFCGYNMAAYFRHWLDMGKRMARQPRIFNVNWFRMDDNNKFLWPGYRENLRVLEWVLDRCNNKVEAEPTAIGYIPRPGDLDLNGLNISDAAINKLLSIDKKAWLAEMEGVSKFFRQFQKDLPEELWTEYENLKERISSLKKG
- a CDS encoding phosphoribosylaminoimidazolesuccinocarboxamide synthase, which encodes MPEKVVLTTDLKDLTLFRRGKVRDVYDLGDKLLIISTDRISCFDVVLACGIPYKGKVLTKLSCFWFDLLKEIIPNHFISADIKDYPQQLQKYAECLEGRSMLVKKTSPLPVECVVRGYLSGSGLKEYLKSGSVCGIKLPGGLIESAELPEVIFTPSTKEEKGHDQNVSQDYVEKKIGNEKTGILKEKSIAIYKKARDYARARGVIIADTKFEFGIFEDKVILIDEVLTPDSSRFWPKDEYSPGKPQPSFDKQFVRDYLESLDWDKTPPAPGLPEEIVEKTSKKYLQAYKNLTGEEFK
- a CDS encoding flippase-like domain-containing protein — translated: MTIFKKAMGLVLKICCSVLLLFVLFRQIDAKSVLSIIKNTNKPLLLFSFLLCSSVYILCFLRWKMLLAVSGIRPAISRLISPFAGGVFFNLFLPTTIGGDFVRSADLAIHTKRANEVVATVILDRLSGYIGMVLVALLALIFGSKLIEDRMIFLSIAGLTAGLVLIMLVFFNSFVYSIFRKLFYSPDAGKIRAAIEDIHREIYNLRDHKKVALKNLFLSILVQAITPVTTYIIALSLGVDMNISYFFIILPIISAISMLPISLGGLGIRDAATIFFFAKVGVGQDLAFAMSLIGFLFIVIYAGIGGLIYVFTLRHRRV
- a CDS encoding NYN domain-containing protein, with amino-acid sequence MSLHYVIDGYNLIKHRSFSFADRFKDGRFALIQFLRCEKPCGSSKNKITVVFDGYPRGMSSQDSDIEIIFSGDESADDRIIRIAGSRRGPRNIVLVSDDRQLTDTVKGCGLSAVGIEEFIAPKKKFARKSDDSSKSELTGSMVRKINKELEDIWLK
- a CDS encoding MBL fold metallo-hydrolase; the encoded protein is MGDFIKFLGTAGARFVMIRQLRNSGGIWISCEGANVLIDPGPGSIVHCAKSRPKLDPCSLDAVILTHRHLDHSNDINVMIEAMTEGGFKKRGEVFCPADALEGDPVIFKYLRQAPERIQLIRANQSYQTGNFIFSTSMRHIHPVETYGLKFKINGKEVGLLTDTRYFAQLADFYDVEMLIAGVVFREPRPGIDHLSVAELKGLILGLKSKGRLKKVILTHFGMSMLKAKPRNVAMDLARETGVDVIAATDGMTVGLDNE